The nucleotide window GTGATGCCGCGGGCGGAGGCGAGCTGCGTGACGAAGGTGCCGACTCCCCCGGTGGCACCGACGACCAGCAGCCGGCCCGCGTCGCCGACCCGGTCGACGAGGTTGAGCGCGGTCATCCCCGCCGTCGGCACGGCGGCGGACTCGCTCAGCGCGACCGTACGCGGGGCCACCGCGATCGCGCCTTCGGACGCGACGGCGAGCTCGGCGTACGATCCGCGGCCGTCCTTGGCCCTGCTGAACTGGCCGAAGACGGGATCGCCGGGCTGGAAGCCGGTGACGTCGGCACCGACCCGCTCGACGGTGCCCGCCCCGTCCGTCCCGACGGTCAACGGGAACGCCGCGTCCTTGATGGCGCCGTCGATGACCTTCCAGTCGAACGGGTTGAGCCCGGCCGCCGTCATCCGGACCAGCACCTCACCACGGTCCGGCTCGGGCACCGGCCGTTCGGTCACCTCCGGTACCGCTCCGAAGCCAGCAATGGTGACAGCACGCATTTGTCCCCCCGAAACGTCAACGCGGACGGTCCATACCCTCAGCCGTCTAGGCTCATCCTCCGGGATTCGGCCATGATCCCACTTTCCGCGACGGCCGGTAGCCTGCCGAGCACGGCAGTGGCGGATTCTTGGTGCGGCCGAACGGTAGGGGCGACAGGTGACGGGGGAACGATGAAGAGTGTGCAGGCTGTCCGATCCTCCGTAGCGGTCGTCGGCGCCCTCGCCGCGATCGCCGCGTGCAGCGGCGCACCCAGCGGGGGCGGCCGGGCCGACCCGCCTCCCGCCCGTCCCGTTCCCTCACTGGCCCCGACCGACCCGCTGGCCACCTCCGCCCCGCCGGCGGGCGACAAGACCGCCGCGGCGATGCAGTCCTACCTGCGAGGACTGGCCGCGAAGAAGAAGTTCACCGGTTCGGCACTGGTGATCCGGCACGGGCAGGTGCTGGCACGGTTCGCCGCGGGCGAGGCCGACGAGGCCAAGCACATCCCGGTACGCCCGGACACGATCTTCCGTCTCGCGTCGGTCAGCAAGCAGTTCACCGCCATGCTCGTGCTCAAGCAGCGCGACCGGGGGCAGCTGCGCCTCGACGACAAGATCTGTCCCTACCTCGTGCCGAAGTACGTCAAGGCCTGCCCGAAGGCGTGGAAGTCAATTACGATCCGCCAGATCCTCTCCCACACCTCCGGTATCCCTGACATCTCTGAAATGCCTGACTTCTTCCCTAAGCTCTCGAAGCCGACGACGACTCAGGAGATCATTTCCCGGTTCTCGTCCAAGCCACTGGACTTCAAGCCGGGGACGAACTGGAAGTACAGCAACTCCGGCTACATCCTGGCCGGCGCGATCATCGAGAAGGTCACGAACAAGCCGTACGGCACGGTGCTGCACGATGACATCACCGGCCCGCTGGGCCTCACGCACACCGGCTACAGCAACGGCAGCCCGCCCGCCGGGTACGCCAAGGGCTACCTCAAGCTCGGCTCGCCCGCGGGTTCGATCAACGGTTCCCAGGCGAACGCCGCCGGCGGCGTGTACTCCAACGTCGACGACCTCGGGCGGTGGGACCGTTCGTTCGGCTCGAACAAGGTCGCGCCGGCGGCCACGGTCAAGGACGCGTTCGGCTCCCAGGCGCGTTGCCCGTCCGGCGGCTGTCTCGACTCGCCCTCCAGCGCCTACGGCTTCGGCTGGCTGGTCGACACGCTGCGAGGCCACCGGTACCGCTACCACCCGGGTCTGCTGCAGGGCTACCACGCGAGCAACGGCTACCTGCCCGACGACGACATCGCCGTCGTGGTGCTCAGCAACGTGCAGGACACCGATGTCAACGGCATCAACCGCCACCTCGCCACGCTGGCCCTGACCGGCGGCTGAGGCCTGGTCGAGGCCGGTGGCCCGATCGGTGGCGTACGCGTCCCGATCACGTCTGATGACCGGGTGGACACGTACCGTTGAATCGGGTGGGAGCGCGGACGGCACCGGTGCCCAGCGGAGGGTCCGGCCGCTCTCCGAGAGGGGGAACGACCATGTCTGCCACCGTCATCGCCGGTATCGAGGTCCCGGCCTCGTCCCTGATGCGCGACGTGACCGAGCTGGTGCAGAGCTCCGCCAGCCCGTTGATCTACCACCACTCCCGCCGGGTCTTCTTCTGGGGCTCGATGCGCGGGCGCAACCGCGGCATGGCCTACGATCCCGAGCTGCTGTACGCCGGGGCGCTCTTCCACGACCTGGGGCTGACCGACCGGTTCTCCGGCTCCGACCGGCGCTTCGAGATCGACAGCGCCGACGAGGCCCGCCGCTTCCTGCTCGACGGCGGCGTACCGCCGGAGCGTGCCCACCTGGTGTGGGAGGCGATCGCGCTGCACACCACGCCGGAGGTCCCCTGGCACATGGCTCCCGAGATCGCCCTGGTCACCGCCGGTGTCGAGCTGGACGTGCTCGGCCTCGGCTACGACGAGATCTCCGCCGAGGAACGGGCCGAGGTCACGGCGACGCACCCGCGTCCCGACTTCAAGCAGGAGATCCTGCGGGCCTTCACCGACGGGATGGCGGGCCGTCCCCACACGACGTTCGGCACGGTGAACGCCGACGTCCTCAGCCACTACCTGCCCGGGTTCGAGCGGGGCGACTTCGTCGAGACGATCCTGGCCTCGAAGTGGGCCGGGTGACCCTCCCCCTTGCCCGACCGGCACGCCTTGGCGCAGGCTGCGAGTATGGGGGATCGTAAGGACGCAGGTCAGCGGCCCCACACGGTGGTGATGGTGCTCCTGGACGAGGCCCAGACGCTCGATGTCATCGGCCCGCTGGACGTCTTCGCCGCGGCCAACGACAACGGCGCACGGTACCGCCTGTGCACGGCCTCACCGGGAGGGCGCGAGGTCCGCACCACGTCGGGAGTCCGCCTGGCCCCGGACCTGGCGCTGGAGAGCCTCTCCGGCCCGATCGACACGCTGCTCGTGCCCGGACGGACCGACTGGCGTGCCGCGCTCCGCGACACCCGTTTGCTGAACGGGATCGCGCAGCTGTCACAGACGCCCCGCCGCATCGCCTCCGTGTGCTCGGGCGCCTTCTACCTGGCCGCCATCGGGTTGCTCGACGGCCGCCGTGCCGCGACCCACTGGGCACTGGTGGACGATCTGGCCCGGGAGTTCCCCAAGGTCAAGGTGGACCGTGACGCGATCTTCGTACGGGACGGCAACGTCGCCACCTCGGCGGGTGTCACCGCGGGCATCGACCTCGCCCTGTCACTCGTGGAGGAGGACTTCGGACCGGCGGTGGCGCGCGCCACCGCGAAGTACCTGGTCGTCTTCATGGCACGCCCCGGCGGGCAGTCGCAGTTCAGCGTCCGGATGGACTCGCCCCCGCCGCGCAATCCCGTGGTGCGGACCATCCTGGACGCGGTGACCGCCGACCCGGGCGGCGACCACACGCGTGACACCCTGGCCGCACGTGCCGGCGTGAGCGTACGGCACCTGACCCGGCTGTTCCGCACCGAGCTCGGTACCACCGCCACCCGTTTCGTCGCACGGACCCGCGTGGAGGCGGCGACGGGACTCCTGGAGGCCGGCACCGACACCTTGGAGGTCGTCGCGCGGCGGTCGGGCTTCGGCTCGGAGGAGACGATGCGGCGCGCCTTCAAACGCGAGCTGGGCATCGCGCCGAGCGCGTACCGCGCCCGCTACCGCACGACGTACGTACGGGAGTGCCAGGCACGGCCCGACCATGAGGGTGCCCTTTGATCACTCGGCGGTGGCACTGACGGGTTCGGCGGACACGGGCTCGTGTACCGGAGCGCCGCCGCGGCGTAGCAGCAGGCAGAGGGCGGCACCGGCCAGCAGCACGGCCACGGATACGCCGAGCGTCGGGCGCAGGGCGGTCGCGAACCCGTGGGTGAAGACGTCCTCGATCAGGTTCCGGACCTGTGCGACCAGGGGCCCCGGCGTGTCACGTGGCACCTGCGCGATCGACTGGCCGGGGCCGATGCGCAGTCCGCCCGCGGCCGCGTGGGAGAAGGCGCCGGTGAACCCCGCGCGCGCCGTCGCCGGAAGGGCGGCGGAGTCGTGGACGGCACGGGCGTGCATGGCCGCGGTCAGGCGGCCGGCCATGACCGCGCCGGTGACCGCGCCGCCCAGAGTCGCTCCGAGCTGGCGGCCGGTGTTGAGGATCCCGGACGCCGCAGCGGCGTGGCCCGGCGGGGCGGCCCGCATCGCCTCCGTGGCCAGCGGGGCGAAGACGGCCCCCATTCCGAGGCCGCCGATTAGGAGCGGAACGGTGAAGGTGAGCGAGGTGGCGTCGGTGGAGTTCACCGCGGCGACTCCGGCGATGCCGACGGCATAGACGAACAGGCCGGTGAGCAGGACGAACTTGCCCCCGAAGCGGTCGGTCAGACGGCCGGCGAACGGCGCTACCCCCGACAGCGCGATCGTGAACGGGAGCGCGGTGAGCCCGGAGCGCACCGCCGTCATCCCGAGCGCCGACTGGAGGTTGATCGCATTGACCAGCATCATGCTGAGCAGGGCGAACTGCACCAGGACGTTGAGCACGACCATGATCGTGAAGGTCCGGTCGGCGAACAACCGCAGTGGCATCAGGGGCTCTGGGCGGTGCCGCTCCCAGACCACGAACGCGGCCAGGATCACCACGCCGGCCCCGATGATCTCGGGGATGGTGATGCCGTCGCGGATCTCCGCCCAGGAGTAGCGCTGGCCCTCGATCAGGCCGAAGACCACCGCGGAGAGGCCGAGCGAGGCGAGCAGCACGCCGACCAGGTCCAGCCGGTGGCGGCGCCCGGTCCGGATGTCCGGGACATGGATGAGGGCGAGCGCGATGCCGGCGGCCGCGATCGGCAGGTTGACGAAGAAGACCCAGCGCCAGTTCGCGTACGTCGTGAGGACCCCGCCGATCGTCGGGCCTGCCACCGCGGCCAGTCCCGCCATCGAGGAGAACACGCCGAAGGCGGCGCCCATCCGCTCCCGGGGGAAGACCGACTGAATGACGACCATGCCCTGAGGGGTGAGGGCCGCCGCACCGACCCCTTGCAGGACACGCGCGGCGATCAGCTGGCCGGGTGTCTGTGCCACCCCGCACAGCGCGGAGGCCACCGCGAACACCGCCAGCCCGCCGACGAACAGCCGCCGCGGCCCGAAGATGTCGCCCAGCCTGCTCGCCACGATCAACAGCGCGGTGAACACCAGCAGGTAGGAGTTGACCACCCAGACGGCCTGGTCGAGGGAGGCGTGCAGGTCCGTGATCAGGCTGGGGATCGCGACGTTCACGATCGTGGTGTCCAGCAGGATCGCGAACGTCCCCAGGCACAGGACGATCAGGGACAGCCAGGGGCGCGCCGTGCTTCGTTCGGTCATGTCTCCCACCGAGATCAGTTAGTCGCTTGAGGAGACTGAGCATGTCAGGGAGTGTAAGTCTTTACAAGAGACTTACTTTGATAGAGTCATCGCATGCGCTTCACGAGCCTGGCCGACATGCACTGCTCGATCGCCCGCACACTCGACGTGGTGGGCGAATGGTGGACGCTGCTGATCCTGCGGGACGCCTTCAAGGGCATCCGGCGGTTCGATGACTTCCAGAGCAGCCTCGGCCTGGCCCGCAGCGTGCTGACCGCCCGCCTGCGCCGCCTCACCGAGCACGGCGTCCTCGAACGCCGTGCGTACCAGGAACGCCCGGCGCGCTACGAGTACCACCTCACCGACAAGGGCCGCGCGCTGTTCCCGATCATCGTCGCGATGCTGAAGTGGGGCGACGACTGGGCCCCCGGCGAGTACGGCCCGCCGGTGATCCTGGTCCATGACACGTGCGGCGAGGCGATGCACCCGGTCCTCACCTGCCCGCACTGCCGGGGAGACGTCACGACCGCCAACACGCACGGCGAGGCCGGACCGGGCCGCCTGGCCCGCGAGAAGGCAACCACGGTACCCGCCGCCGACTGACGGCGGTCACCTCGATCGACGCCGTCGGCCGGCCGGGGGGCCGCCGGCTTTAGCGGCCGGCCGCGCGCAGGCCGTCGAAGACGACCGCCAGGGCGCGGGCGCGGACGTTCTGGTCGCCGCCGACGTGCTCGGCGGCCTGCGAGGCGCCGACCAGCAGGGTCATCACCTCCGGCAGGCCGACATCGCGGCGCACCGCGCCGGTCTCCTGTGCGCGGGTGAGCAGTGCGGCAAGGGCGCGCTTGAGGTCCTGACCGGTCTCGGCCGTGGCCTCGCGCACGTCCACGCCCGCCTCCATCAGCGCCGCGGAGAAGGCGTTCTTGTTGGCGGCGTGGCCGGCGACGCGGGAGAAGAAGGCGAAGAACGCCTCACCCGGCCAGGAGTTTCCCATGTCCGATCCGACCAGCCCGCGCGCGGTGTTCGAGCGTCTCAGCCGGGGCATCTCCGAGGGCCGCTGGCATGACCTCGCCGACCTCTACGCCGAGGACGCCGTGGTCGACCAGCCCTTCGTCTCGGCCGCCCCCGGCCACATCGAGGGCCGCGAGACCATCCGCGCCCACTTCGCCGGCGCGGCCGGGATGGGGCTGAGCCTCGTCGCGCACAACGTGGTGATCCACGAGACGGCGGACCCCGAAGTGGTCATCGCCGAGTTCGACTACGCCGTCACCG belongs to Actinoallomurus bryophytorum and includes:
- a CDS encoding MFS transporter, giving the protein MTERSTARPWLSLIVLCLGTFAILLDTTIVNVAIPSLITDLHASLDQAVWVVNSYLLVFTALLIVASRLGDIFGPRRLFVGGLAVFAVASALCGVAQTPGQLIAARVLQGVGAAALTPQGMVVIQSVFPRERMGAAFGVFSSMAGLAAVAGPTIGGVLTTYANWRWVFFVNLPIAAAGIALALIHVPDIRTGRRHRLDLVGVLLASLGLSAVVFGLIEGQRYSWAEIRDGITIPEIIGAGVVILAAFVVWERHRPEPLMPLRLFADRTFTIMVVLNVLVQFALLSMMLVNAINLQSALGMTAVRSGLTALPFTIALSGVAPFAGRLTDRFGGKFVLLTGLFVYAVGIAGVAAVNSTDATSLTFTVPLLIGGLGMGAVFAPLATEAMRAAPPGHAAAASGILNTGRQLGATLGGAVTGAVMAGRLTAAMHARAVHDSAALPATARAGFTGAFSHAAAGGLRIGPGQSIAQVPRDTPGPLVAQVRNLIEDVFTHGFATALRPTLGVSVAVLLAGAALCLLLRRGGAPVHEPVSAEPVSATAE
- a CDS encoding nuclear transport factor 2 family protein encodes the protein MSDPTSPRAVFERLSRGISEGRWHDLADLYAEDAVVDQPFVSAAPGHIEGRETIRAHFAGAAGMGLSLVAHNVVIHETADPEVVIAEFDYAVTGREGTATAANIQVLRIREGLIRATRDYHDHLAIARATGGVPALVTALTEATA
- a CDS encoding NADP-dependent oxidoreductase, whose translation is MTERPVPEPDRGEVLVRMTAAGLNPFDWKVIDGAIKDAAFPLTVGTDGAGTVERVGADVTGFQPGDPVFGQFSRAKDGRGSYAELAVASEGAIAVAPRTVALSESAAVPTAGMTALNLVDRVGDAGRLLVVGATGGVGTFVTQLASARGITVIATASEEKADLMRALGATEVVDHHAGPIAEQVDPQVDALIDLVSDTEGLRGLLPVVRPGGVVLSPVFAVPEEGLPGVDAANFSNAASAGLLERLAREIDAGHVRVVIGDTVTLSQAPDALARSRAGRARGKTVIVI
- a CDS encoding serine hydrolase domain-containing protein, translating into MQAVRSSVAVVGALAAIAACSGAPSGGGRADPPPARPVPSLAPTDPLATSAPPAGDKTAAAMQSYLRGLAAKKKFTGSALVIRHGQVLARFAAGEADEAKHIPVRPDTIFRLASVSKQFTAMLVLKQRDRGQLRLDDKICPYLVPKYVKACPKAWKSITIRQILSHTSGIPDISEMPDFFPKLSKPTTTQEIISRFSSKPLDFKPGTNWKYSNSGYILAGAIIEKVTNKPYGTVLHDDITGPLGLTHTGYSNGSPPAGYAKGYLKLGSPAGSINGSQANAAGGVYSNVDDLGRWDRSFGSNKVAPAATVKDAFGSQARCPSGGCLDSPSSAYGFGWLVDTLRGHRYRYHPGLLQGYHASNGYLPDDDIAVVVLSNVQDTDVNGINRHLATLALTGG
- a CDS encoding GlxA family transcriptional regulator, whose protein sequence is MGDRKDAGQRPHTVVMVLLDEAQTLDVIGPLDVFAAANDNGARYRLCTASPGGREVRTTSGVRLAPDLALESLSGPIDTLLVPGRTDWRAALRDTRLLNGIAQLSQTPRRIASVCSGAFYLAAIGLLDGRRAATHWALVDDLAREFPKVKVDRDAIFVRDGNVATSAGVTAGIDLALSLVEEDFGPAVARATAKYLVVFMARPGGQSQFSVRMDSPPPRNPVVRTILDAVTADPGGDHTRDTLAARAGVSVRHLTRLFRTELGTTATRFVARTRVEAATGLLEAGTDTLEVVARRSGFGSEETMRRAFKRELGIAPSAYRARYRTTYVRECQARPDHEGAL
- a CDS encoding HD domain-containing protein, with translation MSATVIAGIEVPASSLMRDVTELVQSSASPLIYHHSRRVFFWGSMRGRNRGMAYDPELLYAGALFHDLGLTDRFSGSDRRFEIDSADEARRFLLDGGVPPERAHLVWEAIALHTTPEVPWHMAPEIALVTAGVELDVLGLGYDEISAEERAEVTATHPRPDFKQEILRAFTDGMAGRPHTTFGTVNADVLSHYLPGFERGDFVETILASKWAG
- a CDS encoding winged helix-turn-helix transcriptional regulator, giving the protein MRFTSLADMHCSIARTLDVVGEWWTLLILRDAFKGIRRFDDFQSSLGLARSVLTARLRRLTEHGVLERRAYQERPARYEYHLTDKGRALFPIIVAMLKWGDDWAPGEYGPPVILVHDTCGEAMHPVLTCPHCRGDVTTANTHGEAGPGRLAREKATTVPAAD